A part of Desulfomicrobium baculatum DSM 4028 genomic DNA contains:
- the leuB gene encoding 3-isopropylmalate dehydrogenase yields the protein MNMKICLMPGDGIGPEIVTQAVKVLEKVAAKFGHTVETESALIGGAAIDAVGNPLPEATVAACKAADAVLLGAVGGPKWDTIDPAIRPEKGLLGIRKALGLFSNLRPAVLFPELAAAAYLRPDIIGQGLDIMVVRELTGGAYFGEPRGETVVNGERAAFNTMIYSESEIERIVRVACEIARKRGKKLCSVDKANVLDVSRLWREVAIRTAAEYPDVELSHMYVDNAAMQLIRDPSQFDVIVTENLFGDILSDEASIITGSIGMLPSASMGSGGPALFEPIHGSAPDIAGRDIANPLATILSVSMMLRFAFGLEAEAESIDAAVKSVLAQGFRTGDIFVGEGKKVGCSEMGALVLGAI from the coding sequence ATGAACATGAAAATCTGCCTCATGCCCGGCGACGGCATAGGCCCTGAGATAGTGACCCAGGCCGTGAAGGTGCTGGAGAAGGTGGCGGCAAAGTTCGGCCACACAGTTGAAACCGAGAGCGCGCTCATCGGCGGTGCGGCCATCGACGCCGTGGGCAACCCGTTGCCCGAGGCGACTGTGGCCGCCTGCAAGGCGGCGGACGCGGTGCTGCTGGGCGCGGTGGGCGGCCCCAAATGGGACACCATCGATCCGGCCATCCGCCCCGAAAAGGGGCTGCTCGGCATCCGCAAGGCCCTGGGCCTTTTTTCCAACCTGCGTCCGGCCGTGCTCTTTCCGGAGCTGGCGGCGGCGGCGTATCTGCGTCCGGACATCATCGGGCAGGGCCTTGACATCATGGTCGTGCGCGAACTGACCGGCGGCGCCTATTTCGGCGAGCCGCGCGGCGAGACCGTGGTGAATGGCGAGCGGGCGGCCTTCAATACCATGATCTACTCCGAGTCCGAGATCGAGCGCATCGTGCGCGTGGCCTGCGAGATTGCCCGCAAGCGCGGAAAGAAGCTGTGCTCCGTGGACAAGGCCAACGTGCTCGACGTGTCGCGGCTGTGGCGAGAGGTGGCCATTCGCACGGCGGCCGAGTATCCGGACGTGGAACTGTCGCACATGTACGTGGACAACGCGGCCATGCAGCTCATCCGCGACCCTTCGCAGTTTGACGTCATCGTGACCGAGAACCTTTTCGGCGACATCCTCTCCGATGAGGCCTCCATCATCACCGGTTCCATCGGCATGTTGCCCTCGGCCTCCATGGGTTCCGGCGGACCGGCCCTGTTCGAGCCCATCCACGGCTCGGCTCCGGACATCGCGGGCCGTGACATCGCCAACCCCTTGGCGACCATCCTGTCCGTGTCCATGATGCTGCGCTTCGCCTTTGGCCTGGAGGCCGAGGCCGAGTCCATCGACGCGGCGGTCAAGAGCGTGCTGGCCCAGGGTTTTCGCACCGGCGACATCTTCGTGGGCGAGGGCAAAAAAGTCGGCTGTTCGGAAATGGGCGCGTTGGTGCTGGGCGCGATCTGA
- a CDS encoding 3-isopropylmalate dehydratase small subunit: MTFKGKTHVVGDNIDTDAIIPARFLVTADTAELGKNCFEGLEPGWVKRVTKGDILVAGDNFGCGSSREHAPLAILGAGIPVVLARSYARIFYRNSFNMGLLLLELGDDIERIKEGNELEIDVAAGTIKNLTTGETIGFIPVAPFMMEMLSGGGLVEYVKRKVAQ, translated from the coding sequence ATGACATTCAAAGGTAAAACCCACGTTGTGGGCGACAATATTGATACCGATGCCATCATCCCGGCCCGGTTTCTGGTCACGGCCGACACGGCCGAGCTTGGCAAGAACTGTTTCGAAGGGCTTGAGCCCGGCTGGGTCAAGCGCGTAACGAAGGGCGACATCCTTGTCGCGGGCGACAATTTCGGCTGCGGCTCCTCGCGCGAACACGCGCCCCTGGCCATTCTGGGCGCGGGCATTCCCGTGGTTCTGGCCCGCAGCTACGCCCGCATATTTTACCGCAACTCGTTCAACATGGGCCTCTTGCTGCTGGAACTGGGCGACGACATTGAGCGCATCAAGGAAGGAAACGAACTTGAGATCGACGTGGCCGCAGGCACGATCAAGAACCTGACCACCGGCGAGACCATCGGGTTCATCCCCGTGGCCCCGTTCATGATGGAAATGCTCTCCGGCGGCGGTCTGGTGGAGTACGTCAAGCGCAAGGTGGCGCAATAG
- the leuC gene encoding 3-isopropylmalate dehydratase large subunit, with translation MRQTLAQKILQRHTDQPITADGQIVQCRVSMVLANDITAPLAIKSIRGMGVKQVFDKDKVALVCDHFTPNKDIDSAEQVKVVRDFAREMDITHYYEGGNVGVEHAILPEYGLVGPGDIVVGADSHTCTYGGLGAFATGLGSTDIAAAMALGETWFKVPETIRVNFTGKLPEHVGGKDLVLFTIGQTGVAGALYKALEFGGEIIEGLSVEARMTMANMAIEAGGKAGLFAADEKTLAYCQAHGRMGDSPIAADEGAHYWKEMTFDVSSFSPQIACPHLPDNVRPVEEVSDVRVDQVVLGSCTNGRISDLREAAKIIKGRKVAKGVRFIVIPASPGAYSMALDEGLLRIFLDAGAIISPPTCGPCLGGHMGILAGGERCLATTNRNFKGRMGSLQSEVYLANPAVAAATAVTGFITHPAKLG, from the coding sequence ATGCGCCAGACTTTAGCACAGAAAATATTGCAGAGGCATACGGACCAGCCCATCACCGCGGACGGACAGATTGTCCAGTGCCGCGTTTCCATGGTGCTGGCCAACGATATAACCGCGCCGCTCGCCATCAAGTCCATCCGGGGCATGGGCGTGAAGCAGGTCTTCGACAAGGACAAGGTGGCCCTTGTCTGCGACCATTTCACCCCCAACAAGGACATCGACTCGGCCGAGCAGGTCAAGGTCGTGCGCGACTTTGCCCGCGAGATGGACATCACCCACTATTACGAAGGCGGGAATGTCGGTGTCGAGCACGCCATCCTGCCCGAATACGGGTTGGTCGGACCCGGCGACATCGTGGTCGGCGCGGACAGCCACACCTGCACCTACGGGGGGCTCGGCGCCTTCGCCACGGGCCTCGGCAGTACGGACATCGCCGCAGCCATGGCCCTGGGCGAGACCTGGTTCAAGGTGCCGGAGACCATCCGTGTCAACTTCACGGGCAAGCTGCCCGAACATGTCGGCGGCAAGGATCTTGTTCTTTTCACCATCGGTCAGACCGGCGTGGCCGGGGCCCTGTACAAGGCCCTGGAGTTCGGTGGCGAGATCATTGAGGGGCTCTCCGTGGAAGCGCGCATGACCATGGCCAACATGGCCATCGAGGCCGGGGGCAAGGCCGGGCTTTTCGCTGCCGACGAAAAGACCCTGGCCTATTGCCAGGCTCACGGCCGCATGGGCGACAGCCCCATCGCCGCCGACGAGGGCGCGCATTACTGGAAGGAGATGACCTTCGACGTGTCCTCCTTCTCGCCTCAGATCGCCTGTCCGCACCTGCCGGACAATGTGCGGCCGGTGGAAGAGGTTTCCGACGTGCGCGTGGATCAGGTCGTGCTTGGCTCCTGCACCAACGGTCGCATCAGCGACCTGCGCGAGGCCGCCAAAATCATCAAGGGCCGCAAGGTGGCCAAAGGCGTGCGCTTCATCGTCATCCCCGCCTCGCCCGGCGCGTATTCGATGGCTCTGGACGAAGGTTTGCTGCGCATTTTTCTCGACGCGGGGGCGATCATCAGCCCGCCCACCTGCGGACCGTGCCTGGGCGGACACATGGGCATTCTGGCCGGCGGCGAGCGCTGCCTAGCCACGACCAACCGCAATTTCAAGGGACGCATGGGCAGCCTGCAGTCCGAAGTCTACCTGGCCAACCCTGCGGTGGCGGCGGCCACGGCCGTGACCGGGTTCATCACCCATCCGGCCAAACTTGGTTAA
- a CDS encoding 2-isopropylmalate synthase has protein sequence MSERIFIFDTTLRDGEQSPGATMNRDEKVRLARQLEILGVDIIEAGFPAASQGDFEAVRDIALAVQNCQVAGLCRALPSDIDRAWEAVKGNPQARIHTFLATSDIHMKYKLRKERHEVLDMAEAAVKYAVSKTSNVEFSAEDASRSDWPFLAQVFERVIAAGATTINVPDTVGYTQPQEFAELLKYLIENVKGSHKAVFSVHCHNDLGLATANTLAALKAGARQAEVTLSGIGERAGNAALEEVVMSMDVRKDFYQLTTNIKKEQIFPSTRLLSLIIGQPIPPYKSIIGANAFAHESGIHQDGVLKNRQTYEIMTPESVGRQEEDMVLGKHSGRAAFDKRLKDLGYRLDEEQLGIVFTAMKKLADRKKEIFVEDLEAVVLDEIFRLPDKYRLEYLSALSGNMAIPNAVVKMYVDGEERILSDFGTGPIDAVFNTIGKVVGRSPKLIRYAVNAITGGTDAQGEVTVKIEENGKTSVGRASDADIIVASAKAYLNALNRLAKRQEDSICARL, from the coding sequence ATGTCAGAACGAATTTTCATTTTCGACACAACCTTGCGTGATGGCGAACAGTCACCCGGCGCAACCATGAACCGTGACGAAAAGGTGCGCCTGGCCCGGCAGCTTGAAATACTCGGCGTCGACATCATCGAGGCCGGTTTCCCGGCGGCCAGCCAGGGCGACTTCGAGGCCGTGCGCGACATCGCCCTGGCCGTGCAGAACTGTCAGGTGGCCGGGCTTTGCCGGGCGCTGCCCAGCGACATCGATCGCGCCTGGGAGGCGGTCAAAGGCAACCCCCAGGCCCGTATCCACACCTTTCTGGCCACCTCGGACATTCATATGAAGTACAAGCTGCGCAAGGAGCGGCACGAGGTTCTGGACATGGCCGAGGCTGCCGTCAAATACGCTGTGTCCAAGACCTCCAACGTGGAGTTTTCCGCCGAGGACGCCTCCCGTTCCGACTGGCCCTTTCTGGCGCAGGTCTTCGAGCGGGTCATCGCGGCCGGGGCCACGACCATCAATGTCCCGGACACAGTCGGCTACACCCAGCCGCAGGAATTTGCCGAACTGCTCAAATATCTGATTGAAAACGTGAAGGGCAGCCACAAGGCCGTTTTTTCCGTGCACTGCCACAACGATCTGGGGCTGGCCACGGCCAATACGCTGGCCGCGCTCAAGGCCGGTGCGCGTCAGGCCGAGGTGACTTTGAGCGGCATCGGCGAGCGGGCGGGCAACGCGGCTCTGGAAGAGGTGGTCATGTCCATGGACGTGCGCAAGGATTTCTACCAGTTGACTACGAATATCAAAAAAGAGCAGATTTTCCCCTCCACCAGGCTCTTGTCTTTGATCATCGGTCAGCCTATACCTCCTTACAAATCGATTATCGGTGCTAATGCCTTTGCCCACGAATCCGGCATCCATCAGGACGGGGTGCTCAAGAATCGTCAGACCTATGAAATCATGACGCCCGAGTCCGTGGGACGGCAGGAAGAGGACATGGTTCTGGGCAAGCATTCCGGCCGCGCCGCCTTCGACAAGCGATTGAAAGACCTCGGCTACCGCCTGGACGAGGAACAACTCGGCATTGTGTTCACGGCCATGAAAAAACTGGCCGACCGCAAGAAGGAGATTTTCGTCGAAGACCTGGAAGCCGTGGTCCTCGACGAGATCTTCCGCCTTCCCGACAAGTACCGCCTGGAATATCTGAGCGCCTTGAGCGGCAACATGGCCATCCCCAACGCGGTGGTCAAAATGTATGTGGACGGCGAGGAACGCATTCTTTCGGATTTCGGGACAGGCCCCATCGATGCCGTGTTCAACACCATCGGCAAGGTCGTGGGGCGTAGCCCCAAACTGATCCGGTATGCGGTCAACGCCATAACCGGCGGCACCGACGCCCAAGGCGAGGTGACCGTTAAGATAGAAGAGAACGGAAAAACCTCGGTGGGCCGCGCATCCGACGCGGACATCATCGTGGCCAGCGCCAAGGCGTATCTGAACGCCCTGAACCGCTTGGCCAAAAGACAGGAGGACAGCATATGCGCCAGACTTTAG
- the pssA gene encoding CDP-diacylglycerol--serine O-phosphatidyltransferase, translated as MEHLKPKHRGYYLLPNMMTMASLLAGFMGILWSIDGRFEMAAVAIIVSCVFDGLDGKLARLTNSASDFGVQLDSLVDLIAFGVGPAVMIHQWNTFEFGRLGIMASFLVMACGALRLARFNIQTGKISKKFFIGLPIPAAACTLATFVLFSSYIPETMTELVPGITLGLAFLVSILMVSNVRYASFKDAEVIRAHRFSATVTALLVFVLVASEPKLLSFVFFIGYIISGLIYTYFFLPLRGKSFLRESSHKIS; from the coding sequence ATGGAACATTTGAAGCCCAAGCATCGGGGATACTATCTGCTCCCCAACATGATGACCATGGCCAGTTTGCTGGCCGGGTTCATGGGTATTCTGTGGTCCATCGACGGTCGTTTCGAGATGGCGGCCGTGGCCATCATCGTCAGTTGCGTCTTCGACGGACTGGATGGAAAGCTGGCGCGACTGACCAATTCGGCCTCGGATTTCGGAGTTCAGCTGGACTCTCTGGTCGATCTGATCGCTTTTGGCGTCGGTCCGGCCGTCATGATTCACCAGTGGAATACTTTTGAATTCGGTCGGTTGGGCATCATGGCCTCCTTTTTGGTCATGGCTTGCGGGGCGCTCAGGCTGGCCCGCTTCAACATCCAGACGGGCAAGATCAGCAAGAAGTTCTTCATCGGTCTGCCCATTCCGGCTGCGGCCTGCACCCTCGCGACCTTTGTTCTCTTTTCTTCCTACATTCCCGAAACCATGACCGAACTGGTGCCCGGCATTACGCTGGGACTGGCTTTTCTGGTTTCCATTCTGATGGTCAGCAATGTCCGCTACGCCTCCTTCAAGGATGCCGAAGTCATTCGCGCGCACCGTTTCAGCGCCACGGTCACGGCATTGCTTGTCTTCGTGCTCGTCGCTTCCGAACCAAAGCTTCTGAGCTTTGTGTTTTTCATTGGTTACATTATTTCCGGTCTCATCTACACCTACTTCTTTTTGCCCCTACGCGGGAAATCCTTCCTACGAGAGTCTTCTCACAAGATCTCGTAA